One window of the Puntigrus tetrazona isolate hp1 chromosome 13, ASM1883169v1, whole genome shotgun sequence genome contains the following:
- the nusap1 gene encoding nucleolar and spindle-associated protein 1 encodes MDLDSLKYAELQRLAKEVGLKANMKAEKLLKALKEHFFLQQHQTTENDNDAAAADGHSVTDEQGGHAVTFVTERRGKGRTVKRKLSDPTPVPAQNEVKPAQEGGRRGSKRRKVSSPKDTQTPVPPETSTKDPVEKGLESVETNPESLGAPAEPSVKGVGRRTVGKIPRLEGLMKRKPALRPTTPNFKKLHEAHFKKMESIDSYVQRKNKQMEVLRNSVKELKTLSEKTLMKSVEAKTQTKVPASRVSLFSPGVQEKKTLAEKRRLTQQSASKSALKDSTTFRPTVLTTNKINVRFSQTTQDNEYKRSLVKTPARMSPFVPLTSTPGRKSDVHTKPELNKSIGAIKTPGATPFVFNGNNSLSVTPGATKKNTFDLKASLSRPLNYKPHKGKLKPFGAQQENTGLNKSQTVPSHQKNYKQHQVQTREERRAKQTEDRKQKKEKMLGARRGLVMA; translated from the exons ATGGATTTGGATTCGCTTAAATATGCGGAACTGCAGCGCCTCGCGAAAGAGGTTGGGCTGAAAGCAAATATGAAG GCTGAAAAGCTATTGAAAGCtttaaaagaacactttttCCTACAACAACACCAGACAACTGAAAAT GATAATGATGCAGCCGCCGCGGACGGGCACAGTGTCACGGACGAGCAGGGCGGGCACGCGGTAACGTTTGTGACCGAGCGCCGGGGAAAAGGCCGCACTGTCAAGAGAAAGCTCAGTGACCCCACTCCTGTTCCTGCTCAG aaTGAAGTAAAGCCAGCACAAGAGGGCGGCCGAAGGGGCTCCAAAAGGAGGAAGGTGTCCTCACCAAAGGACACGCAGACACCAGTTCCACCTGAAACATCTACTAAAGATCCTGTAGAGAAAGGTCTAGAATCTGTCGAAACAAATCCAGAATCTTTAGGTGCTCCTGCCGAGCCCAGTGTTAAAG GTGTGGGGAGGAGAACAGTGGGTAAAATCCCTCGTCTTGAGGGCCTGATGAAGAGAAAACCTGCACTGCGGCCGACAACTCCTA ATTTCAAGAAACTCCATGAGGCTCACTTCAAAAAGATGGAGTCCATTGATTCTTATGTTCAAAGGAAGAATAAACAAATGGAGGTGCTCAGGAATTCTGTCAAAGAGCTGAAG ACTCTGTCAGAGAAGACGCTGATGAAATCGGTTGAGGCAAAGACTCAAACT AAGGTGCCTGCTAGCAGAGTCTCTCTCTTCAGTCCTGGAGtgcaggagaaaaaaacattggcaGAAAAGCGCAGGCTCACTCAGCAGTCTGCCAGCAAGTCTGCTTTGAAGGACAGCACCACCTTCAGGCCAACTGTCCTCACAACCAATAAAATCAATGTCCG GTTCTCACAGACCACTCAAGATAACGAATATAAGCGTTCACTGGTAAAGACTCCAGCTCGTATGTCTCCTTTTGTCCCTCTTACCTCCACTCCAGGGAGGAAATCTGATGTTCACACCAAACCTGAACTTAATAAAAGTATTGGCGCCATCAAAACACCCG GAGCTACTccgtttgtttttaatgggaaCAACAGTTTGTCAGTCACCCCTGGCGCCACCAAGAAGAACACATTTGATCTTAAGGCCAGTCTCTCTCGTCCACTCAACTACAAACCACACAAAG GAAAGCTGAAGCCATTTGGAGCTCAACAGGAGAACACAGGACTTAATAAATCTCAGACTGTTCCTTCACACCAGAAAAACTATAAACAGCACCAAGTTCAAACCAG agaggAGCGACGTGCCAAGCAGACAGAAGAccgaaaacaaaagaaagagaagatgtTGGGTGCCAGGCGAGGTCTGGTCATGGCCTAA
- the ndufaf1 gene encoding complex I intermediate-associated protein 30, mitochondrial has translation MQMILSKPTLKTLFGVYGVIHRQSLLLPSPLRCSAVLSTINIYKRDYRRPGQPLDNRWPWQKIQFDFSKGVEGIKKHIGLLKDEFVQPLIGPEGRPLLHHMLEQTRVQWEFRGPESLKQWMVSSDQEIGGRSEAYIKLGKNNITCLLYGTLCSTPPRDGETRYSGYCTLRSKLPLASFDRKKTYDWTNFNTLHMRIRGDGRPWMVNLAADTFFSHNKDDIYSYFLYTRGGPYWQDVKIPFSKFLFSSRGRIQDNQNVLWLDKIKTIGFTLGDKADGPFQLEIDFIGLANDLAHTEEFAYELYKRNPEV, from the exons ATGCAAATGATTCTCTCTAAACCAACATTAAAAACTCTGTTTGGAGTTTATGGTGTCATTCACAGACAGTCTCTGTTATTGCCATCTCCCCTGAGATGCTCAGCTGTACTAAGCACCATAAACATCTATAAGCGTGATTACCGCAGACCAGGCCAGCCTCTAGACAACCGCTGGCCCTGGCAAAAGATACAGTTTGATTTCTCCAAAGGTGTGGAGGGTATCAAGAAGCACATTGGGTTGTTGAAGGATGAGTTTGTTCAACCCTTGATTGGACCTGAAGGACGGCCGTTATTACATCACATGCTGGAACAAACACGCGTCCAGTGGGAGTTTCGTGGACCAGAGAGTCTCAAACAGTGGATGGTGTCATCCGATCAAGAGATTGGGGGCCGCAGTGAGGCATACATCAAACTAGGCAAGAACAACATCACATGTTTGCTGTACGGGACCTTGTGCTCTACACCTCCTCGTGATGGAGAGACACGATACAGTGGATACTGTACTCTGCGCTCCAAACTACCTCTG gcctcatttgacagaaaaaaaacctatgACTGGACAAATTTCAACACGTTACATATGCGTATCCGGGGAGATGGAAGACCGTGGATGGTAAACCTGGCTGCTGATACCTTCTTTTCTCATAACAAAGATGACATCTACAGTTACTTCCTCTACACTAGAGGGGGACCCTACTGGCAGGATGTCAAG ATCCCATTCTCCAAGTTTCTATTTTCCAGCCGGGGAAGAATACAGGATAACCAAAATGTCCTCTGGTTAGATAAG ATAAAGACTATTGGTTTTACATTGGGGGATAAAGCAGACGGCCCGTTTCAGCTGGAGATTGACTTCATTGGTCTGGCCAATGACCTTGCCCACACAGAGGAGTTTGCATATGAGCTTTACAAGAGAAACCCGGAAGTCTAA
- the rtf1 gene encoding RNA polymerase-associated protein RTF1 homolog yields the protein MVNVKKRKGRVVIDSDSEDSASDDNLDQELLSLAKRKRVDSDEQEEPVSKPAASTDSETSDSDDEWTVGGTKTKKKGKPSKGPEKKNTVKKRKGKAASSGSSNGDSSAESSAPEEGEVSDSDSNSSSSSSDSDSSSEDEVFRDGYGDDLMGDEEDRARLEQMTEKEREQELFNRIEKREVLKRRFEIKQKLKTAKKKEKEEKKKKQEEEQEKRKQSQVPDTQVVMSHNKERRIKRDEKLDKKSQAMEELKAEREKRKNRTAELLAKRQPLKTSEVYSDDEEEEEDDDDKSSVKSDRSSRSSSFDEEEEKEEAPPKSQPVSLPDELNRIRLSRHKLERWCHMPFFAKTVTGCFVRIGIGNSSSKPVYRVAEIIDVVETAKVYQLGSTRTNKGLQLRHGNDTRVFRLEFVSNQEFTESEFMKWKEAMMSAGMQLPTLDEIAKKEQSIKEAVNYKFNDKDIEDIVKEKDRFRKAPPNYAMKKTQLLKEKAMAEESGDGEKVKVLQDQLNELEERAEALDRQRTKNISAISYINQRNRSWNIVESEKALVAEGQNSKNQQMDPFTRRQCKPTMVSNARDPSVHAAILAHLNQKYGSGSGQDSSQQANKQGQPSQKDKDVTKPTSDLSEDLFKVHDFDVKIDLQVPNAEAKSLAVSSNALPVKDGAPRRSLNLEDYKKRRGLI from the exons ATGGTGAATGTAAAGAAACGGAAAGGTCGGGTCGTGATTGACTCTGACTCGGAGGATAGTGCAAGCGATGATAATTTGGATCAG GAGCTGCTGTCTCTTGCCAAGAGAAAGCGTGTGGATTCTGATGAACAGGAAGAGCCTGTTAGTAAACCTGCCGCCTCCACAGACTCTGAGACATCAGACAGTGATGATGAG TGGACTGTTGGAGgcactaaaaccaaaaaaaaagggaagCCCAGCAAAGGCCCTGAAAAGAAGAACACAGTCAAGAAAAGAAAGGGCAAGGCGGCTTCGTCCGGCAGCTCAAATGGAGACAGTTCAGCAGAGAGCTCGGCTCCAGAAGAGG gtgaggtgTCGGACTCGGACAGTAAcagctcttcctccagctcAGATTCTGACTCGTCGTCAGAGGATGAGGTTTTCCGGGATGGTTATGGAGATGATCTAATGGGGGATGAGGAGGATAGGGCCAGATTGGAGCAgatgacagaaaaagaaagagaacaggAGCTGTTCAACCGTATAGAGAAAAGAGAAGTTCTTAAGAGGAG GTTTGAAATCAAGCAAAAACTGAAGACAGCGAAGAAGaaggaaaaggaagaaaagaagaagaaacaggagGAGGagcaagagaaaagaaaacagtctCAGGTCCCCGACACTCAGGTG GTGATGTCCCATAACAAAGAGAGACGCATCAAGAGAGACGAGAAGCTGGACAAGAAATCACAGGCCATGGAAGAGCtgaaagcagaaagagagaaaaggaaaaacagaacCG CTGAACTACTTGCTAAAAGGCAGCCACTAAAGACAAGCGAGGTCTACTcagatgatgaagaggaggaggaagatgatgatgacAAGTCATCAGTAAAGAGTGACCGCAGCTCAAGGTCATCATCTtttgatgaagaggagga GAAAGAAGAGGCTCCGCCCAAGTCCCAGCCAGTGTCTTTACCAGATGAGCTGAATCGGATCCGGCTGTCCCGACACAAGCTGGAGCGCTGGTGTCACATGCCATTCTTTGCTAAAACTGTCACTGGTTGTTTTGTTCGAATTGGCATtggaaacagcagcagcaagCCTGTTTATCGG GTGGCTGAAATCATTGATGTGGTGGAGACGGCTAAAGTTTATCAGTTGGGGTCCACACGGACAAATAAGGGCCTTCAGCTCCG ACATGGAAATGACACGCGAGTCTTCAGACTTGAGTTTGTGTCCAATCAGGAGTTCACTGAAAGCGAATTCATGAAATGGAAAGAGGCG ATGATGTCAGCAGGAATGCAGCTTCCTACTCTGGATGAGATCGCCAAAAAAGAGCAGTCCATCAAGGAGGCGGTCAACTACAAATTCAATGACAAAGACATTGAGGAT attgtcaaagaaaaagacagattCCGAAAAGCACCACCAAACTATGCCATGAAGAAAACGCAGCTTCTTAAAGAGAAG GCCATGGCTGAGGAGAGTGGAGATGGAGAGAAGGTGAAAGTACTGCAAGATCAGTTGAATGAGCTTGAGGAGAGGGCAGAAGCGCTTGACCGACAGAGAACCAAAAATATCTCTGCCATCag ctataTCAACCAGAGGAATAGGAGTTGGAATATTGTGGAGTCTGAGAAGGCATTGGTG GCAGAGGGTCAGAACTCAAAGAACCAGCAGATGGACCCGTTCACCAGACGACAGTGTAAACCAACTATGGTGTCTAAT gCGAGAGATCCCTCAGTCCATGCTGCGATTTTGGCTCATCTCAACCAGAAGTACGGTTCTGGGTCAGGCCAAGACAGCAGTCAGCAGGCTAATAAACAG GGCCAGCCTAGCCAGAAAGACAAAGATGTTACCAAGCCAACCAGTGACCTCTCAGAGGACCTTTTTAAAGTTCATGACTTTGATGTCAAAATTGACCTGCAGGTTCCCAATGCTG AAGCTAAGTCTTTGGCAGTGAGTTCGAATGCATTACCTGTGAAAGATGGGGCACCACGCCGATCTCTCAACCTGGAGGACTACAAGAAGAGACGAGGACTCATCTGa
- the oip5 gene encoding protein Mis18-beta yields MSNSTRSLLESSCDIGPSDLTQTSSIADQLRAVKDGEVCMVDYRNCSVLQCTTCNTVLGDSLGICGEIQSLQSIICSKVTEEVRVNKKLEMSLSGHLAFSTYQVLHCAGCHGAVGLVLHSTPKHLAALRNLFLLRKELINCYMLGGAFVKASKINFKHKLMDRKFKELKQDLEAQLKQVKILEGIMEQLCMRNVS; encoded by the exons ATGTCGAACAGCACTCGAAGTTTACTCGAAAGCTCTTGTGATATCGGTCCATCTGACTTGACACAGACTAGCTCAATTGCAGATCAGCTACGAGCAGTGAAAGACGGAGAAGTCTGTATGGTAGACTACAGGAATTGCAGTGTTCTACAATGCACGACATGCAACACAGTGCTTGGAGACTCTCTCGGCATCTGCGGGGAAATTCAGAGCCTCCAGAGTATCATTTGTTCGA AAGTTACTGAGGAAGTGAGGGTAAACAAAAAGCTGGAGATGAGTTTGAGTGGTCACCTGGCTTTCTC CACCTACCAAGTCCTTCACTGTGCTGGTTGCCATGGTGCTGTTGGCCTGGTTCTTCACTCCACCCCAAAGCACCTGGCTGCTTTACGAAACCTCTTCCTTCTACGAAAAGAGCTGATAAACTG ctaCATGCTAGGTGGTGCATTTGTCAAAGCCTCCAAAATCAACTTCAAACACAAACTCATGGACAGAAAATTTAAAGAG CTGAAACAGGATTTAGAAGCTCAGTTGAAACAGGTGAAGATTCTGGAAGGAATCATGGAACAATTGTGCATGCGCAATGTAAGCTAA